The sequence GTCAGTGGTGAAAGTGATCTTTGAAGATGGTGTGGACGATGCGTTTGCCCGTCAGCAGGTAAACAACCTGCTCCGTGATGTGGAACTGCCTGATGGTGCAGACCCTGATGTACAGCCCCCTACCGGCCCTACCGGTGAGATCTTCCGCTATACGCTGGAGAGCAAAACCAAGACGGTGAGAGAGCTGAAAACACTGCAGGACTGGGTGATTGAACGTCGCCTGTTGAACGTACCTGGTGTAGGCGATGTGGTGAGCTTTGGGGGGGAAGTAAAAACGTATGAAATTGCCGTAAACCCACAGAAGCTCGCTTCTTATAATATCACCCCACTGGATGTATCAAACGCGATTTCCAAAAGTAATATCAACGTAGGTGGTGATGTGATCGTAGATAACTCACAGGCTTATGTAGTACGTGGTATTGGTTTGCTGAACAATGCGGAAGAAATTGGTAACATCATCGTTGACAACATCAATGGTACACCTATTTTAGTAAAAGATATCGGTACTGTGGCTATCTCTGCCCTGCCCCGCTTAGGTCAGGTAGGTCGTGATAAACAGAACGATGTGGTGGAAGGTATCATCGTCATGCGTAAAGGTGAAAACCCAAGTGAGGTGATCAAACGTGTGCAGGATAGGATTACCTACCTGAACGACAAAGTGCTGCCTCCCGATGTAAAGATCAATACATTCTATAACCGTAGTGACCTGATCGAATTCGCGACACACACCGTATTGCACAACATGCTGGAAGGTATCATCTTCGTAACGGTGATCGTATTCCTCTTTATGGCTGACTGGCGTACGACTGTGATCGTGGCGATTGTAATTCCACTGGCACTGCTGTTTGCATTTATCTGCCTCACACTAAAAGGCATGTCTGCGAACCTGCTGTCGATGGGGGCGATTGACTTCGGTATCATCATTGACGGTGCCGTCGTGATGGTGGAAGGGATCTTTGTGTTGTTAGATCAGCGGGCACACCAGATGGGTATGGAGCGGTTCAACAAACTTTCCAAACTGGGTATCATCAAGAATACCGGTGGTGAACTGGGTAAAGCGATCTTCTTCTCCAAACTGATCATCATCGCAGGTCTGTTGCCTATCTTCTCTTTCCAGAAAGTAGAAGGTAAGATGTTCTCTCCGTTGGCATGGACACTGGGCTTTGCGCTCTTAGGTGCATTGATCCTCACCCTGACCCTGATTCCATTGCTCAGTAGTATTTTACTGCGTAAGAATGTAAGAGAGAAACACAATATTTTTGTGGAGTTCATTACTAATGGTGTAATGAAAATGTTCGCCTGGACATATAGAAATAAACGGCTCTCTTTGCTGGTTGCGGTTGGTTTAGTGGTAGTAGGTCTGTTCAACTTCAAATTCCTGGGTAGTGAGTTCCTGCCTGAGCTGGATGAAGGTGCGATCTATATCCGTGCTACCTGTCCGCTCAGCGTATCGCTGGAAGAATCCAAATCTATCGCCAACAAAATGCGGCGTATTATCCTGTCTTATCCGGAGGTAAAACAGGTGATGTCGCAAACCGGTCGTCCAAATGATGGTACGGATGCAACAGGTTTCTACAACATCGAATTCCATGTGGATATCTATCCAAAAAAACAATGGAAGAGCGGTATTACGAAAGAAGAATTGATTGACCGTATGCAGCAGAAACTGGCTGTGTATCCGGGTATCAACCTGAACTTCTCCCAGCCGATCATGGACAACGTGGAAGAAGCGGTATCCGGTGTGAAAGGTTCCCTGTGTGTGAAGATCTATGGAGATAGTCTGGTGTATACTGAAGGCAAAGCCAATCAGGTATATGATATCATGAAGAACATTCCGGGTGTGACAGACTTAGGTGTCATCAAGAACATTGGTCAGCCTGAAATGGATATTGAACTGGATGAAAATAAAATGGCC is a genomic window of Chitinophaga sp. LS1 containing:
- a CDS encoding efflux RND transporter permease subunit, yielding MQKVIKKIIAFSLKNKLFIGFATIVLVVWGVIAFKNIPIEAFPDVTNTQITIITQWPGRSAEEVEKFVTVPVEIAMNPVQKKESVRSTTVFGLSVVKVIFEDGVDDAFARQQVNNLLRDVELPDGADPDVQPPTGPTGEIFRYTLESKTKTVRELKTLQDWVIERRLLNVPGVGDVVSFGGEVKTYEIAVNPQKLASYNITPLDVSNAISKSNINVGGDVIVDNSQAYVVRGIGLLNNAEEIGNIIVDNINGTPILVKDIGTVAISALPRLGQVGRDKQNDVVEGIIVMRKGENPSEVIKRVQDRITYLNDKVLPPDVKINTFYNRSDLIEFATHTVLHNMLEGIIFVTVIVFLFMADWRTTVIVAIVIPLALLFAFICLTLKGMSANLLSMGAIDFGIIIDGAVVMVEGIFVLLDQRAHQMGMERFNKLSKLGIIKNTGGELGKAIFFSKLIIIAGLLPIFSFQKVEGKMFSPLAWTLGFALLGALILTLTLIPLLSSILLRKNVREKHNIFVEFITNGVMKMFAWTYRNKRLSLLVAVGLVVVGLFNFKFLGSEFLPELDEGAIYIRATCPLSVSLEESKSIANKMRRIILSYPEVKQVMSQTGRPNDGTDATGFYNIEFHVDIYPKKQWKSGITKEELIDRMQQKLAVYPGINLNFSQPIMDNVEEAVSGVKGSLCVKIYGDSLVYTEGKANQVYDIMKNIPGVTDLGVIKNIGQPEMDIELDENKMALYGVTTADANAIIEMAIGGKAVTQIYEGERKFQLRLRYEEQYRNNAEAISDLMVPTLRGAKVPIKNIANIKTLTGPSIIFRDDNRRYTAVKFSVRGRDMGSVIAEAQAKVNKDVKLDKGYEMQWAGDFENQQRATQRLTQVVPISLMLIFLILFVMFGNVKDAGLVLINVPFAIIGGIAALLISNTNFSISAGIGFIALFGICIQNGVILISVFKNNMGKVKKHDFNHHTLEISIRDGVRERVRPVVMTALMAAIGLLPAALSKGIGSETSKPLAIVVIGGLITATILTLLVFPLFFYLGYRKVGQKMD